Proteins encoded within one genomic window of Buchnera aphidicola (Myzocallis carpini):
- the ptsG gene encoding PTS glucose transporter subunit IIBC — protein sequence MFKNMFANLQKLGKSLMLPVSVLPIAGILLGIGSAHFITIPVTISNIMAAAGGSVFKNIPLIFAIGIALGFTNNDGSAALAAVICHNIMIQTTSIIIPMVLKNHFYHYHQSFCDLGVLGGIISGSITAYLFNQFSKIELPEYLGFFSGKRFIPIISGLCAIIFGCLLSFVWPPISHMIQIFSQWAAYQNPILAFGIYGFVERALIPLGLHHIWNVPFQMQIGEYKNSLGQIFHGDIARYMAGDRTAGKLAGGFLFKMYGLPGAAMAIWHCAYKKNRAKIGGMMISAALTAFLTGITEPIEFSFLLTAPILYFIHAILAGIAFPICILLNMHAGTSFSHGLIDFIILGINGHSIWMFPIIGIIYGFIYYIIFYFFIKFFDLMTPGREKIPKSTIYKNSKKIIPLLIESFGGIKNIVHLDACITRIRITVKDIKKVNKIKINILGASGVIISGLGVQVVFGTKSENIKNKIQNYIKNTNKKY from the coding sequence ATGTTCAAAAACATGTTTGCAAATTTACAAAAGTTAGGAAAATCATTAATGTTACCAGTATCAGTATTACCAATAGCTGGTATTTTATTAGGAATTGGATCTGCACATTTTATCACTATTCCTGTTACTATTTCAAATATTATGGCAGCAGCTGGAGGATCTGTATTTAAAAATATACCATTAATTTTTGCAATAGGTATTGCATTGGGATTTACAAACAATGATGGTTCAGCTGCATTAGCTGCAGTAATTTGCCATAATATTATGATACAAACAACATCCATTATTATTCCTATGGTATTAAAAAATCATTTTTATCATTATCATCAAAGTTTTTGTGATCTTGGAGTATTAGGAGGGATTATTTCTGGTAGTATTACAGCATATTTGTTTAATCAATTTTCTAAAATTGAATTACCAGAATATTTAGGTTTTTTTTCTGGAAAAAGATTTATACCAATTATTTCTGGACTCTGTGCAATCATTTTCGGATGTTTATTATCTTTTGTATGGCCGCCTATTAGCCATATGATACAAATATTTTCACAATGGGCTGCTTACCAAAATCCTATTCTTGCATTTGGAATATATGGTTTTGTAGAACGTGCATTAATACCTTTGGGTTTACATCATATATGGAATGTTCCATTTCAAATGCAAATAGGAGAATATAAAAATTCATTAGGTCAGATTTTTCATGGAGATATTGCTAGATATATGGCAGGTGACCGTACTGCTGGAAAATTAGCAGGGGGATTTTTATTTAAAATGTATGGTCTTCCTGGAGCAGCAATGGCTATTTGGCATTGTGCTTATAAAAAAAATAGAGCAAAAATTGGTGGAATGATGATTTCTGCTGCTTTAACAGCCTTTCTAACAGGTATTACAGAACCAATTGAATTTTCATTTTTATTAACTGCACCTATATTATATTTTATACATGCTATATTAGCAGGAATAGCGTTTCCTATATGTATATTATTAAATATGCATGCTGGAACTAGTTTTTCACATGGTTTAATTGATTTTATAATATTAGGTATTAATGGACATTCTATATGGATGTTTCCAATTATAGGAATTATATATGGATTTATATATTACATTATATTTTACTTTTTTATTAAATTTTTCGATTTAATGACCCCGGGTAGAGAAAAAATTCCAAAAAGTACTATATATAAAAATTCAAAAAAAATCATACCATTATTAATTGAATCTTTTGGAGGAATAAAAAATATTGTTCATTTAGATGCTTGTATTACAAGAATTCGTATTACTGTGAAAGATATTAAAAAAGTCAACAAAATAAAAATTAATATTTTAGGTGCCTCTGGAGTAATTATTTCTGGTTTAGGAGTACAAGTGGTTTTTGGAACAAAATCAGAAAATATAAAAAATAAAATACAAAATTACATAAAAAATACTAATAAAAAGTATTAA
- a CDS encoding porin, whose amino-acid sequence MNNIKKIIIVVFSVFFFISTVHATVLDNQYSNNNKIHMLTAKNQKCAYILKIDNFDYVNHNNLLNLILYGTLHSDSNTMSYFTLGYNYHQKNLKFQYQDLNIQPVNPMIIGFYMKKIGTIEYGQDYNLMYDMNHFIHKNFYNDFDFQKLSQDNTYNLKSSMTYRNTNFFGLIENLTIALQYQYPNCDIYNNWYKSILSHFIRYDCKKFGISIAGMYAADINHYINSQFSKNVDYKKEKYGLAFKYHFHNLHFASLYSKSIDVHVDTYNKDILFKNHQNINIFLSYYFTHRICFSIGCLQKFSFQKTYYNVDLIKTIKKDHHINFLNYYNKLTLSLEYLYNKNIFLYFNDKIDLLENKNINLLNLTHIKNLFQMGVVYFF is encoded by the coding sequence ATGAATAACATAAAAAAAATTATAATAGTGGTATTTTCAGTATTTTTTTTTATCAGTACTGTTCATGCAACAGTATTAGATAATCAGTATAGTAATAATAATAAAATACATATGTTAACTGCCAAAAATCAAAAATGTGCATATATTTTAAAAATTGATAATTTTGATTATGTTAATCATAATAATCTTCTTAATTTGATATTATATGGAACATTACATTCTGATTCTAATACGATGAGTTATTTTACATTAGGATATAATTATCACCAAAAAAATTTAAAATTTCAATATCAAGATTTAAATATTCAACCTGTAAACCCAATGATTATAGGTTTTTATATGAAAAAAATTGGAACTATAGAATATGGACAAGATTATAATTTAATGTATGATATGAATCATTTTATTCATAAAAATTTTTATAATGATTTTGATTTTCAAAAATTATCTCAAGATAATACTTATAATCTTAAAAGTTCTATGACGTATCGAAATACAAATTTTTTTGGATTAATAGAGAATTTAACTATAGCATTGCAATATCAATACCCCAATTGTGATATATATAATAATTGGTATAAAAGTATTTTAAGTCATTTCATTAGATATGACTGTAAAAAATTTGGTATTAGTATTGCTGGTATGTATGCTGCAGATATAAATCATTATATTAATAGTCAATTTAGTAAAAATGTAGATTACAAAAAAGAAAAATATGGATTAGCGTTTAAGTATCATTTTCATAATTTGCATTTTGCTAGTTTGTATAGTAAGTCGATTGATGTTCATGTTGATACATATAATAAAGATATATTATTTAAAAATCATCAGAATATTAATATATTTTTATCATATTATTTTACACATCGTATTTGTTTCAGTATAGGTTGTTTACAAAAATTTTCTTTTCAAAAAACTTATTATAATGTAGATTTAATAAAAACGATTAAAAAAGATCATCATATCAATTTTTTAAATTATTATAATAAATTAACTTTATCACTTGAATATTTATACAATAAAAATATTTTTTTATATTTTAATGACAAAATTGATCTTCTAGAAAATAAAAATATAAATTTGTTAAATTTAACTCATATAAAGAATCTTTTTCAAATGGGTGTAGTATACTTTTTTTAG
- the asnS gene encoding asparagine--tRNA ligase translates to MKVVSINEIYNNNITINTNIKMFGWIRNRRHSNSGISFIDIYDGSHINPIQVIIKKNIVNYSEVLKLTVGCSIVIEGKLIFSIKNQQKYEIYTYKIEILGWVDFPNNYPISSKKHTYENLRTVLHLRPRTNFIGTISRIRNHVFHAMHNFLYKNNYYWIPTPIITSLDSEGAGSMFHVSTLDMNNIPKNKHGIVDFKKDFFGKESFLTVSGQLTLESYACAMKKVYTFGPTFRAENSNTTRHLSEFWMLEIEQAFSTLEDISVLSEKIIKFIIKYILKNCDSDLNFLCNQCDKNIFERLEQFLSLKIVHIDYVDAINILSNAKVNFQSTVKFGMDFLSEHEKYLVDNYFHSAIIIKNYPKNLKAFYMRLNDDQKTVAAMDLLLPNIGEIIGGSQREERKEILESRLLELGLQKKSYEWYIDLRRYGSVPHSGFGLGFERLISYITGIKNVRDIMPFPRTVKNNFC, encoded by the coding sequence ATGAAAGTAGTTTCAATTAATGAAATATATAACAATAATATTACAATTAATACTAATATTAAAATGTTTGGTTGGATACGTAATCGTAGACATTCAAATTCTGGTATTTCATTTATTGATATTTATGATGGTTCTCATATTAATCCAATACAAGTTATTATTAAAAAAAATATTGTAAACTATTCGGAAGTTTTAAAATTAACAGTAGGTTGTTCTATAGTAATTGAAGGTAAATTAATTTTTTCCATTAAAAATCAGCAAAAATATGAAATATATACTTATAAAATAGAAATTCTAGGTTGGGTAGATTTTCCTAATAATTATCCAATATCTTCTAAAAAACATACTTATGAAAATTTAAGAACAGTGCTGCACTTAAGACCTAGAACTAATTTCATTGGTACAATTTCTAGAATTAGAAACCATGTATTTCATGCGATGCATAATTTTTTATATAAAAATAATTATTATTGGATCCCTACTCCTATCATTACTAGTTTAGATTCAGAAGGTGCTGGTTCTATGTTTCACGTATCAACACTAGATATGAATAATATTCCAAAAAACAAACATGGAATTGTAGATTTTAAAAAAGATTTCTTTGGAAAAGAATCTTTTTTAACGGTTTCAGGTCAATTAACACTAGAATCTTATGCATGTGCTATGAAAAAAGTATATACTTTTGGACCAACATTTCGAGCAGAAAATTCTAATACTACTCGTCATTTATCAGAATTTTGGATGTTAGAAATAGAACAAGCATTTTCTACTCTTGAAGATATTTCGGTATTATCAGAAAAAATTATCAAATTTATTATAAAATATATTCTCAAAAATTGTGATTCTGATTTAAATTTTTTATGTAATCAATGTGATAAAAATATTTTTGAAAGATTAGAACAATTTTTGTCTTTAAAAATTGTACATATTGACTATGTAGATGCTATTAACATTTTATCAAATGCTAAAGTTAATTTTCAGAGTACGGTAAAATTTGGAATGGATTTTTTGTCTGAACATGAAAAATATCTTGTGGATAATTATTTTCATTCTGCTATTATAATTAAAAATTATCCTAAAAATTTGAAAGCATTTTATATGCGATTAAATGATGATCAAAAAACAGTAGCAGCTATGGATTTATTATTACCAAATATTGGTGAGATTATAGGAGGTTCACAAAGAGAAGAAAGAAAAGAAATTTTAGAATCTAGATTATTAGAATTAGGCTTACAAAAAAAATCTTATGAATGGTATATAGATTTACGTAGATATGGTAGTGTACCTCATTCCGGTTTTGGATTAGGTTTTGAAAGATTAATATCGTATATCACTGGCATTAAAAATGTTAGAGATATTATGCCATTTCCAAGAACAGTGAAAAATAATTTTTGTTAG
- a CDS encoding rhodanese-related sulfurtransferase, with the protein MKKLYNIYSKKKLKLRMLKNSENRITVSFYKYFNIINPLEFRNKIYIIFYKLRIFGRIYISTEGINAQISVFSKLYNFFKKKLYTINENLNNIRLNKSLNKNKSFWFLQVKVRKKIISDGLLENNINFQNTGIYVKPKEVNSMLNDKNTIFVDMRNDYEYVIGHFKNAIHIPGSKFRDQLKILVSFLENYRNKNIVMYCTGGIRCEKATALLKHYSFKNVYHIEGGILNYVYQAKKNNFLIYFEGKIFVFDYRMTENISHHVLSHCKICGTFCDNYINCKNDYCHDLFIQCRFCYNKYQGYCSETCQKL; encoded by the coding sequence ATGAAAAAATTATATAATATATATTCCAAAAAAAAATTAAAATTACGTATGTTAAAGAATTCTGAAAATAGAATTACAGTTTCTTTTTATAAGTATTTTAATATTATCAATCCTTTAGAGTTCAGAAATAAAATTTATATTATTTTTTATAAGCTCAGAATATTTGGAAGAATTTATATTTCTACAGAAGGAATTAATGCACAAATTAGTGTTTTTTCTAAATTATATAATTTTTTTAAAAAGAAATTATATACAATAAATGAAAATTTAAACAATATTCGATTAAATAAATCTTTAAATAAAAATAAATCTTTTTGGTTTTTACAAGTAAAAGTACGTAAGAAAATTATTTCTGATGGTTTATTAGAAAATAATATTAATTTCCAAAATACTGGAATTTATGTAAAACCTAAAGAAGTAAATAGTATGTTGAATGATAAAAATACAATTTTTGTTGATATGAGAAATGATTATGAATATGTCATTGGTCATTTTAAAAATGCAATACACATACCAGGTTCAAAATTTCGAGATCAATTAAAAATTCTTGTCTCATTTTTAGAAAATTATAGAAATAAGAATATTGTTATGTATTGTACGGGAGGTATAAGGTGTGAAAAAGCAACAGCATTATTGAAACATTATAGTTTTAAAAATGTTTATCATATTGAAGGAGGAATTTTAAATTATGTTTATCAAGCAAAAAAAAATAATTTTTTAATATATTTTGAAGGAAAAATTTTTGTTTTTGATTATAGAATGACTGAAAATATTTCTCATCATGTTTTATCTCATTGTAAAATATGTGGCACTTTTTGTGACAATTATATTAATTGTAAAAATGATTATTGCCATGATCTTTTTATTCAATGTAGATTTTGTTATAATAAATATCAAGGTTATTGTTCTGAAACTTGTCAAAAACTTTAA
- a CDS encoding valine--tRNA ligase, producing the protein MEKIYNPKNIEEKIYKNWEKKGFFKPTHDKNSNTFCIIMPPPNITGNLHMGHAFQQTIMDILIRYHRMQGDNTLWQMGLDHAGIATQTLILKKIQSENNQNIHDISKKQFLEKCWEWKNLLSCNIHSQIKRLGNSVDWDRTRFTLDRLSCQGVKKVFINLYENNLIYRKKKLSNWDIKLQTVISDLEVEHRVVTGKMWYIKYHILDVNKQHSKDNYLVVATTRPETLLGDTAIAVNPNDVRYKYLLGKFVIVPIINRCIPIISDAFVDMKKGTGCVKITPAHDFNDYHVALKNKLPIINIFTNSGKICNHLEIYDVLGNIIDIYEKTVPKYLKGLEKLQARKEIINILKEQKLIDCIKKEKITILYGDRSNSQIELLLTDQWYLRTSLLSQQAIKTILDDKIQFYPKQYKNMYLSWMRNIQDWCISRQLWWGHKIPAWYDNKGNIYVGENEKNIRKKYSLQKEIMLIQEKDVLDTWFSASLWTFLSLDWPHENNLLNMFHPTTVVVSGFDIIFFWIARMIMMTMYVIKDHCGYSQIPFKNIYITGLIKDELGYKMSKSKGNVVDPIDIIDGISLSALLKKRKSDHVYEKLHISIDDITKKKFPNGIQSFGADVLRFSFASLSSINRSLHWDLKQLQGYKKFCNKIWNACRFIMLNTKIEDIRKIENKKCDFFFNIWILAELNETIKIFRNALDTYRFDIATHSIYDFFWNKFCNWYLEIVKIIFTKYNDNIVLHTKYILIYVFENILRLLHPIIPFITEHLWKNIKNFLNIDDQTIMLRTFPKVKYNYLNNDSIKIMNLIQDIVIFIRTTRIQLNIHYTDLVSISIENLCLEYKNIFLFYENILKKIVFLKSIFILNKKHVIKNAIFSKNIHNIKVSIILDDFVNKKVKIFQLNKKILDLDKKIYKLKTLLENNNFLSQDNKKIINIKKEELKLLLLKRNSMVNKKNIYFN; encoded by the coding sequence ATGGAAAAAATATATAATCCTAAAAATATAGAAGAAAAAATATACAAAAATTGGGAAAAAAAAGGTTTTTTTAAACCTACGCATGATAAGAATAGTAATACTTTTTGTATTATTATGCCTCCTCCGAATATTACAGGAAATTTACATATGGGTCATGCATTTCAGCAAACCATTATGGATATTTTAATTCGATATCATCGTATGCAAGGAGATAATACTTTATGGCAAATGGGGTTAGATCATGCAGGCATTGCAACACAAACTCTGATTTTAAAAAAAATACAATCTGAAAATAACCAGAATATTCATGATATTAGTAAAAAACAATTTCTTGAAAAATGTTGGGAATGGAAAAATCTTTTATCATGTAATATTCACTCTCAAATAAAAAGACTTGGAAATTCTGTTGATTGGGACAGAACAAGATTTACATTAGATAGATTATCTTGTCAGGGTGTAAAAAAAGTTTTTATAAATTTGTATGAAAATAATTTAATTTACCGAAAAAAAAAATTATCTAATTGGGATATAAAATTACAAACTGTCATTTCTGATTTAGAAGTTGAACATCGTGTAGTTACAGGAAAAATGTGGTATATCAAATATCATATCTTAGATGTAAATAAACAACATAGTAAGGATAATTATTTAGTAGTTGCGACAACAAGACCTGAAACATTATTAGGAGATACAGCAATTGCTGTTAATCCCAATGATGTACGTTATAAATATTTATTAGGAAAATTTGTCATTGTACCTATTATAAATAGATGTATACCGATTATTTCTGATGCTTTTGTTGATATGAAAAAAGGAACAGGATGTGTAAAAATTACTCCAGCACATGATTTCAATGACTATCATGTTGCTTTAAAAAATAAATTACCTATTATTAATATTTTTACAAATAGTGGAAAAATTTGTAATCACCTTGAAATATATGATGTGTTAGGGAATATTATAGATATTTACGAAAAAACAGTTCCTAAATATTTAAAAGGGTTAGAAAAATTACAGGCCAGAAAAGAAATTATTAATATACTAAAAGAGCAGAAATTGATTGATTGTATTAAAAAAGAAAAAATTACAATTTTATATGGCGATAGAAGTAATTCGCAAATTGAATTGTTATTAACAGATCAGTGGTATTTACGAACCTCTTTATTATCCCAACAAGCAATAAAAACTATTTTAGACGATAAAATTCAATTTTATCCAAAACAATACAAAAATATGTATTTATCTTGGATGCGTAATATTCAAGACTGGTGTATTTCTCGTCAATTGTGGTGGGGACATAAAATTCCAGCATGGTATGATAATAAAGGCAATATATATGTTGGAGAGAATGAAAAAAATATTCGAAAAAAATATTCTCTTCAAAAAGAAATAATGTTAATTCAAGAAAAAGATGTTTTAGATACATGGTTTTCTGCTAGTTTATGGACTTTTTTATCATTGGATTGGCCTCATGAAAATAATTTATTAAATATGTTTCATCCTACAACAGTGGTTGTGAGCGGTTTTGATATTATTTTTTTTTGGATCGCTAGAATGATTATGATGACTATGTATGTAATTAAAGATCATTGTGGATATTCACAAATACCATTTAAAAATATATATATTACTGGATTAATTAAGGATGAATTAGGTTATAAAATGTCTAAATCTAAAGGTAACGTAGTAGATCCTATAGATATTATTGATGGAATTAGTTTGTCAGCATTATTAAAAAAAAGAAAAAGTGATCATGTTTATGAAAAACTTCATATTAGCATTGATGATATAACAAAAAAAAAGTTTCCTAATGGAATACAAAGTTTTGGTGCAGATGTTTTGCGTTTTTCTTTTGCGTCTTTATCTTCTATCAATCGTAGTTTGCATTGGGATTTAAAACAACTACAAGGATATAAAAAATTTTGTAATAAAATTTGGAATGCTTGTCGGTTTATCATGTTGAATACTAAAATAGAAGATATCAGAAAAATTGAAAATAAAAAATGCGATTTTTTTTTTAATATCTGGATTCTTGCAGAATTAAATGAAACTATTAAAATTTTTCGTAATGCATTGGATACATATCGTTTTGATATTGCTACACATAGTATATATGATTTTTTTTGGAATAAATTTTGTAATTGGTATTTAGAAATTGTAAAAATTATTTTTACAAAATATAACGATAATATTGTACTGCATACTAAATATATTTTAATATATGTTTTTGAGAATATTTTAAGACTATTACATCCAATTATTCCATTTATTACAGAACATCTTTGGAAAAATATTAAAAATTTTTTGAATATTGATGATCAAACAATTATGTTACGAACATTTCCGAAAGTAAAATATAATTATTTGAATAATGATAGTATTAAAATTATGAATTTGATTCAAGATATTGTTATTTTTATACGTACAACACGCATTCAATTAAATATTCATTATACTGATTTAGTATCTATATCTATTGAAAATTTGTGTTTGGAATATAAAAACATTTTTTTATTTTACGAAAATATTTTAAAAAAAATAGTTTTTTTAAAAAGTATTTTTATTTTAAATAAAAAACATGTTATTAAAAATGCTATTTTTAGTAAAAATATACATAATATAAAAGTTTCTATTATTTTAGATGATTTTGTTAATAAAAAAGTAAAAATTTTTCAATTAAATAAAAAAATTTTAGATTTAGATAAAAAAATTTATAAATTAAAAACTTTATTAGAAAATAACAATTTTCTTTCTCAAGATAATAAAAAAATAATTAATATAAAAAAAGAAGAATTGAAATTATTGTTATTAAAAAGAAATAGTATGGTAAATAAAAAAAATATATATTTTAATTGA
- the argF gene encoding ornithine carbamoyltransferase, whose translation MNTLYKKNFLKISDFNKQEILNIIILSKKLKQQRKENTEIKYLKNKKFALIFEKESTRTRCSFEIAALEQGAYTSYLSPGSIHLGYKESILDTLHFLEKIYDGIVYRGNNHNNLKKISKNSSIPIWNGLTEKHHPTQILADLLTIIEYSKKSLFEIKLVYIGDASNNIANSLLEMAILFSLQICFIAPKEFWPKNNKIQKYEKKYNTKNTCTENIAEGIKYADFIYTDVWISLGEPKKNHNKKITLLKKYQINQKLLALTNNSDVKVLHCLPALHDNQTNMGKEISQKYNLKNGIEITDIVFQKNKKIIFEQSENKMHTIKALMIYTLNKKVLY comes from the coding sequence ATGAATACTTTATATAAAAAAAATTTTTTAAAAATATCTGATTTTAATAAACAAGAAATCTTAAATATTATAATATTGTCCAAAAAATTAAAACAACAAAGAAAAGAAAATACAGAGATAAAATATTTAAAAAATAAAAAATTTGCTTTAATTTTTGAAAAAGAATCAACACGAACTAGGTGTTCTTTTGAAATTGCTGCTTTAGAACAAGGTGCATATACCAGTTATCTATCCCCTGGGAGTATACATTTAGGTTATAAAGAATCTATATTAGATACATTACATTTTCTTGAAAAAATATACGATGGCATTGTATATCGAGGAAATAATCATAATAATTTAAAAAAAATATCGAAAAATTCTAGTATTCCTATTTGGAATGGATTGACAGAAAAACATCACCCTACACAAATATTAGCAGATTTACTTACTATTATAGAATATTCAAAAAAAAGTCTTTTTGAAATCAAATTAGTATATATCGGAGATGCTTCTAATAATATTGCAAATTCTCTTTTAGAAATGGCAATACTTTTTAGTTTACAAATATGCTTTATAGCTCCCAAAGAATTTTGGCCAAAAAATAATAAAATCCAAAAATATGAAAAAAAGTATAATACAAAAAACACTTGTACTGAAAATATTGCAGAAGGTATTAAATATGCAGATTTTATTTATACCGATGTTTGGATTTCACTAGGCGAACCAAAAAAAAACCACAATAAAAAAATTACACTATTAAAAAAATATCAAATAAACCAAAAATTACTAGCATTAACAAATAATTCTGATGTAAAAGTTTTACATTGTTTACCAGCACTACACGATAATCAAACCAATATGGGAAAAGAAATTTCTCAAAAATATAATTTAAAAAATGGAATTGAAATTACTGATATAGTATTCCAAAAAAATAAAAAAATTATTTTCGAACAATCTGAAAATAAAATGCACACTATTAAAGCATTAATGATCTATACTTTAAACAAAAAAGTATTATATTAA
- a CDS encoding Rid family detoxifying hydrolase yields the protein MYNIINTKQSPQPIGPYVQGVQINNFVFISGQIPININSEIISNDISKQTEKSLQNIKNIIEKVGLKVNNIVKTTIFLINLKEIDKVNCVYKNFFIQNNARYPARTCVEVSKLPKNAKIEIEAIAIKNNL from the coding sequence ATGTATAATATTATTAATACAAAACAATCTCCACAACCTATTGGACCATATGTACAAGGAGTTCAAATAAATAATTTTGTATTTATTTCTGGACAAATACCAATTAATATTAATTCTGAAATTATCTCAAATGATATATCTAAACAAACAGAAAAAAGTTTACAAAATATTAAAAATATTATAGAAAAAGTGGGATTAAAAGTAAATAATATTGTAAAAACAACAATTTTTCTGATTAATTTAAAAGAAATTGATAAAGTAAATTGTGTTTACAAAAATTTCTTTATTCAAAATAATGCAAGGTATCCTGCTAGAACATGTGTAGAGGTTTCTAAATTACCAAAAAATGCTAAAATTGAAATTGAAGCTATAGCAATAAAAAATAATTTGTAA
- a CDS encoding DEAD/DEAH box helicase, translating into MIQTENLFLKLGLNSLILKSLNDLKYIDPSPIQKLCIPYLLSGKDVLGMAQTGSGKTAAFALPLLNNIIINLRYPQVLVLTPTRELAIQVSKAFADFSKYIKNIKVLPLYGGQRYEIQLKILRQGPQIIIGTPGRLLDHLKRKTLNLINLKTLVLDEADEMLRMGFIEDVENILSQIPKKHQTALFSATMPNIISNIAKKFMVTPQVIKIQSNVTTRPNIQQRYWMVNGRKTDGLIKFLELEKYSATIIFVRTKHATLEVAEILERNGYNSSALNGDMNQNLREKTLEKLKDGRLDILIATDVAARGLDVDRINLVINYDIPMDVESYIHRIGRTGRAGRTGRALLFVENREWRLLKNIERIVKQPIVPVELPNIKLLSQYRLDHFKKKLIKEIHSKDINQYCKLLNQINLHHDFQLELLAAALLKMAQGERPLIISEKKLIKKKNDYEYVKNKKIFFNQNIKNSYTKKNNIFKKFNKKKIPMNMYRIEVGYNDGVEIRHIVGAISNEGDINSNNIGTVKIFPKYSFLELSSHLPKAIFKNLIHTKILNKPIRIRLHNNDLQKK; encoded by the coding sequence ATGATACAAACTGAAAATTTGTTTTTGAAATTAGGTTTAAATTCTTTAATTTTAAAATCATTAAATGATTTAAAATATATTGATCCTTCTCCTATTCAAAAACTATGTATTCCATATTTATTATCTGGAAAAGATGTCTTAGGAATGGCACAAACTGGAAGTGGAAAAACTGCTGCTTTTGCATTGCCATTATTAAATAATATTATTATTAATTTACGATACCCCCAAGTTTTAGTATTAACTCCGACAAGGGAATTAGCAATACAAGTATCAAAAGCATTTGCAGATTTTTCGAAGTATATTAAAAATATTAAAGTTTTACCGTTATATGGAGGACAAAGATACGAAATACAATTAAAAATATTGCGACAAGGTCCTCAAATTATTATTGGAACACCAGGTAGGTTATTAGATCATTTAAAGAGAAAAACACTGAATTTAATTAATTTAAAAACATTAGTTTTAGATGAAGCTGATGAAATGTTAAGAATGGGTTTTATAGAAGATGTTGAAAATATTTTATCACAGATACCTAAAAAACATCAAACAGCGCTATTTTCAGCTACAATGCCTAATATTATTAGTAACATTGCTAAAAAATTTATGGTTACTCCTCAAGTGATTAAAATTCAATCCAATGTTACAACTCGTCCAAATATTCAACAAAGATATTGGATGGTCAATGGTAGAAAAACTGATGGATTAATTAAATTTTTAGAGTTAGAAAAATATTCTGCAACAATTATTTTTGTTCGTACAAAACATGCAACTTTAGAAGTTGCAGAAATTCTAGAAAGAAATGGATATAATAGTTCTGCATTAAATGGGGATATGAATCAAAATCTTAGAGAAAAAACATTAGAAAAATTAAAAGATGGTCGTTTAGATATTTTAATTGCAACAGATGTTGCTGCTAGAGGATTAGATGTTGATAGAATTAATTTAGTTATTAATTATGATATTCCTATGGATGTAGAATCATATATTCATAGAATTGGACGTACTGGTCGTGCTGGACGTACTGGTCGTGCTTTATTGTTTGTTGAAAACAGGGAATGGCGTTTATTAAAAAATATTGAACGTATTGTGAAACAACCTATTGTTCCAGTAGAATTACCAAATATTAAATTACTCAGTCAATATAGATTAGATCATTTTAAAAAAAAACTTATTAAAGAAATTCATAGTAAAGATATAAATCAGTATTGTAAATTATTAAATCAAATTAATTTACATCATGATTTTCAATTGGAATTATTAGCTGCAGCATTACTAAAAATGGCACAAGGAGAACGTCCATTAATTATTTCAGAAAAAAAATTGATAAAAAAAAAAAATGATTATGAATATGTGAAAAATAAAAAAATATTTTTTAATCAAAATATAAAAAATAGTTATACTAAAAAAAATAATATTTTCAAAAAATTTAATAAAAAAAAAATACCAATGAATATGTACCGTATTGAAGTTGGATATAATGATGGTGTAGAAATAAGACATATCGTCGGTGCTATTTCTAATGAAGGAGATATTAATAGTAATAATATTGGGACTGTAAAAATTTTTCCTAAATATTCTTTTTTAGAATTATCAAGTCATTTACCGAAAGCAATATTTAAAAATCTTATACATACGAAAATTTTGAATAAACCTATTAGAATAAGATTACATAATAATGATTTACAAAAAAAATAA